One region of Gossypium raimondii isolate GPD5lz chromosome 6, ASM2569854v1, whole genome shotgun sequence genomic DNA includes:
- the LOC105774632 gene encoding AT-hook motif nuclear-localized protein 28, translating to MKGEFLEPQNEGENPNNNMFSKLHHPFSHHFQLSHDSDDTPTPKRPTRGSGGGGSDGASIEVSRRPRGRPPGSKNKPKPPLVVTPDPHPPMSPYILEIPSGNDVVEALSRFSRLKNIGLCVLTGSGAVSDVTLRQPTTTTPSPATVTFHGRFDILSLCATFLPQTASCHVPNTFSISLAGPQGQIVGGFVAGSLVAAATVFIVAATVNNPSYHRLPGEDDETRNTVSSSGGDDGGKGQSPSSGGGGDGSRGGGADSCGVSMYSCHMGSGSDVIWAPTARPPPPPPPY from the coding sequence atgaaaggtgAATTTCTAGAACCCCAAAATGAAGGTGAAAACCccaataataatatgttttcaAAGCTTCACCACCCTTTTTCTCATCACTTTCAACTCAGTCATGATTCCGATGACACCCCCACTCCCAAACGCCCGACCCGTGGCAGTGGCGGCGGAGGAAGCGACGGAGCTAGCATTGAAGTCAGCCGTAGACCTAGGGGCCGTCCTCCTGGTTCCAAAAACAAGCCCAAGCCACCACTTGTCGTCACTCCTGATCCTCACCCTCCCATGAGTCCTTACATTCTCGAAATTCCTAGTGGGAACGACGTCGTTGAAGCTCTCTCCCGTTTCTCTCGTCTCAAAAACATTGGACTCTGTGTTCTAACGGGATCCGGCGCCGTTTCAGATGTTACTCTTCGTCAACCTACGACTACTACTCCATCCCCAGCTACTGTTACTTTCCATGGCAGATTCGATATCTTATCCCTCTGCGCTACGTTCTTACCCCAAACGGCGTCGTGTCACGTGCCTAACACGTTCTCCATCTCTTTAGCCGGTCCTCAAGGGCAGATCGTCGGGGGTTTCGTAGCCGGTTCGTTGGTTGCGGCTGCCACCGTGTTTATAGTAGCTGCCACGGTTAACAACCCTTCCTATCATCGTTTACCAGGAGAAGACGACGAAACAAGAAACACGGTGTCATCTAGTGGTGGTGATGATGGTGGGAAAGGACAGTCGCCGTCGTCTGGTGGTGGTGGAGATGGAAGTCGCGGTGGTGGGGCTGATTCTTGTGGTGTTTCAATGTATAGTTGTCACATGGGTAGTGGTTCAGATGTGATTTGGGCCCCTACTGCAAGACCACCACCGCCTCCACCGCCTTATTAA